In Zea mays cultivar B73 chromosome 7, Zm-B73-REFERENCE-NAM-5.0, whole genome shotgun sequence, the following proteins share a genomic window:
- the LOC103631909 gene encoding uncharacterized protein has product MTERVSSMVVQETVSQILSGLIHSYEGKGDSNPNDNLERLEMAHIKLEAALETCSKWHITDLSLLRWRKKLKRAAQECDDTLYKYKKMILEDEQMEQEVRNSYFPRRIAHATKSFIFSAFGHNNYESSRSAVRRFEWYADGASEFLRFVELGGAPCCHMPFNSFAKHLFAGKELQHKIVRGNEYPLFLLWLMPFVTEEHGIEACLIFIKKDGNTLEDDFFFSVILQLSESTDIVGITMKCLQLFPHHFQPTVDTIKKELTQLTTQDFSWVPYVDLWHRKHWDNLHRFSTQWFRPDPLCCKQHDQHKLQYSNLGTVDASLDSIIEVNMQCQISLPKYNNHRTALSECKYSLRDYQKLKAGFLFTPHCPSENMLPADTSSTMVPIFRRGQHCEDTDIALEQLKEIMMSKAIDYFRQYTEATVYQILWKAIHGTAYIHFEKPAMEAPGARRSFRGARKRKLVQPMDQDVQHRTRMISHLLDLWAPHAPVRLRGLILDWIQKEKESQLAAPVHHCCT; this is encoded by the coding sequence ATGACCGAGAGGGTCAGTTCTATGGTTGTCCAGGAGACAGTTAGCCAAATTCTGTCTGGTCTGATTCACAGTTACGAGGGCAAAGGAGACTCAAATCCAAATGATAACTTGGAGAGGCTTGAGATGGCGCATATCAAGTTGGAAGCTGCTCTTGAGACATGCAGCAAGTGGCACATCACTGATTTGTCGTTGTTGCGTTGGCGCAAGAAGCTGAAGCGAGCTGCTCAAGAGTGTGATGACACGCTATACAAATACAAGAAGATGATCCTTGAAGATGAACAGATGGAACAGGAGGTTAGGAATTCCTACTTTCCTAGACGAATAGCGCATGCTACCAAATCTTTCATTTTCTCTGCCTTTGGCCACAACAACTACGAGTCCAGCAGATCTGCTGTTCGAAGATTCGAGTGGTATGCAGATGGTGCTAGTGAGTTTCTGAGATTCGTAGAGCTTGGTGGCGCACCTTGCTGTCACATGCCATTCAACTCTTTTGCCAAGCACCTTTTTGCAGGCAAGGAACTACAGCACAAAATTGTTCGTGGAAACGAGTACCCTTTGTTTCTACTATGGTTGATGCCCTTTGTTACGGAAGAGCATGGAATCGAAGCTTGCCTGATATTTATCAAGAAAGACGGAAATACACTGGAGGATGACTTTTTCTTTAGTGTAATACTGCAGCTTTCAGAAAGTACAGACATAGTTGGGATCACAATGAAGTGCTTGCAGTTGTTCCCCCATCATTTTCAGCCCACAGTTGATACTATCAAGAAAGAACTTACTCAACTAACTACACAGGACTTTTCATGGGTGCCATATGTTGATCTATGGCACAGAAAACACTGGGACAATCTTCATAGGTTTAGCACTCAATGGTTTCGCCCAGATCCATTATGTTGCAAGCAGCATGATCAGCATAAGCTTCAGTATAGCAACCTAGGCACAGTTGATGCTTCTCTGGATTCAATTATTGAAGTAAATATGCAGTGTCAGATCTCGCTACCCAAGTACAACAACCATCGGACCGCACTGTCTGAATGCAAATATTCTCTGCGCGATTATCAAAAGCTGAAAGCTGGATTCCTCTTTACTCCCCATTGTCCTTCAGAAAACATGCTACCTGCAGATACAAGTTCTACGATGGTGCCGATCTTCAGGAGGGGACAACATTGCGAGGATACTGACATTGCCTTGGAACAACTGAAAGAAATCATGATGTCAAAGGCGATAGATTACTTCCGACAATACACTGAAGCGACAGTCTACCAAATACTTTGGAAGGCTATACATGGCACTGCGTACATTCATTTTGAAAAGCCAGCCATGGAGGCTCCAGGTGCACGGAGAAGTTTTAGGGGAGCTAGGAAAAGAAAACTAGTCCAACCAATGGACCAGGATGTGCAGCATCGGACGCGTATGATCTCTCACTTGCTCGACTTATGGGCTCCACATGCTCCCGTTAGGCTACGAGGCTTGATCTTGGACTGGATtcagaaagaaaaggaaagccaGTTAGCAGCACCAGTGCACCACTGTTGCACCTGA